Proteins encoded by one window of Manduca sexta isolate Smith_Timp_Sample1 chromosome 12, JHU_Msex_v1.0, whole genome shotgun sequence:
- the LOC115452015 gene encoding putative inorganic phosphate cotransporter, translated as MLTGWRLVLSKLFIIPQRYVLAIMGLLAIANAYTMRVCLNLAITQMVKRNVAVEGDAHYDPDACPDLSVVTNSSASFKDFYRADEPTLFQWSEATQGLILGSFYYGYVITHIPGGMLAERFGGKWVLGLGLLSTAICTFITPITVKTGGATALFILRVIEGLGEGPTMPGLMAMLSKWAPKPERARIGAIVFGGAQIGNIAGSYFSGLIMHEGSWENVFYMFGGLGIVWFVLWTLLCYSTPNTHPFISDSEKKFLNQNVDSLAHNKQRQLDPIPWKGLLRSVPLWALIIAGIGHDWGYFTMVTDLPKYMTDVLKFNIKATGTLSALPYVAMWISSFLFGLLCDFCVKRNYHSILTARKIYTTIAATGPGICILLASYSGCNTTFAVMWFIIAMILMGAYYSGMKINPLDISPNYAGTTTAMVNGIAAISAIISPYLIGLLTPDSTLKQWRVAFWVCLGVLVVTNVIYLIFAKGDQLWWDDVRKHGYPTDWKHGPLPTRETDSEKSKSKTEKEENEAKN; from the exons ATGTTGACGGGATGGCGTTTGGTTCTGTCGAAAC TATTCATAATACCGCAGCGATATGTGCTGGCCATCATGGGACTGCTGGCTATCGCCAATGCGTACACAATGAGGGTGTGCCTTAACCTGGCTATAACTCAGATGGTCAAGAGAAATGTGGCAGTGGAAGGTGACGCGCATTACGACCCAGACGCCTGCCCTGACTTGTCTGTCGTCACCAACAGCTCAGCAAGCTTTAAGGACTTCTACAGGGCTGATGAA CCCACACTATTCCAATGGAGTGAAGCCACTCAAGGTTTGATCCTGGGCTCGTTCTACTATGGATATGTAATCACCCACATTCCTGGAGGGATGTTGGCTGAACGTTTCGGTGGTAAATGGGTGCTGGGTTTGGGCCTTCTGTCTACCGCCATTTGCACCTTCATCACCCCGATCACAGTGAAGACTGGAGGTGCCACCGCGCTATTCATCTTGAGAGTTATTGAGGGACTTGGAGag gGTCCCACAATGCCAGGTCTAATGGCTATGCTCTCCAAATGGGCGCCAAAGCCTGAACGAGCAAGAATTGGAGCCATCGTCTTTGGAGGCGCACAGATCGGTAACATCGCCGGCTCTTATTTTTCTGGTCTGATCATGCATGAAGGAAGTTGGGAGAACGTCTTCTATATGTTTGGAGGTCTTGGGATTGTGTGGTTCGTTCTTTGG ACCCTTCTCTGCTACAGTACACCAAACACCCATCCTTTCATATCGGACAGCGAGAAGAAATTCCTGAACCAAAACGTAGACTCGTTGGCGCACAACAAGCAGCGGCAGTTGGACCCGATCCCTTGGAAGGGTCTCCTCAGATCTGTACCCTTATGGGCCCTTATTATTGCTGGC ATTGGACACGATTGGGGCTACTTCACGATGGTGACAGATCTGCCAAAATACATGACAGATGTCCTCAAGTTTAACATTAAGGCGACTGGTACCCTCTCAGCATTGCCCTATGTTGCTATGTGGATTTCGTCATTCTTGTTCGGTCTTCTTTGCGATTTCTGCGTTAAGAGGAACTACCACAGCATTCTCACAGCCAGGAAGATTTATACTACTATTG CCGCAACTGGTCCAGGTATCTGCATCCTCCTAGCTTCGTACTCAGGCTGTAACACCACGTTTGCCGTCATGTGGTTCATCATTGCCATGATACTCATGGGTGCCTACTACAGTGGAATGAAGATCAACCCTCTCGACATCTCTCCGAACTATGCTGGTACCACAACAGCAATGGTCAACGGGATCGCTGCGATATCTGCCATCATCTCGCCATATCTGATTGGACTTTTAACTCCAGAT TCTACGTTAAAGCAATGGCGAGTAGCATTCTGGGTGTGCCTTGGCGTACTGGTTGTAACCAACGTGATCTACCTCATCTTCGCCAAGGGAGATCAACTCTGGTGGGATGATGTAAGGAAACATGGCTACCCCACTGACTGGAAGCACGGGCCTCTGCCCACAAGAGAAACTGACTCCGAGAAATCAAAATCAAAGACAGAGAAAGAAGAGAACGAAGCCAAGAACTAA